Within the Natranaeroarchaeum sulfidigenes genome, the region CCACCGCGGTTCAAGGTTCAATACGAGAGTATGAGTCAGTCTTACAATCGCGGGCTCGTCGAGGACTTCGGGCGGTGGCGGGAGTTCTCGGCCGGAATGTGGGCCTGGATTTTCCACAAATTTACCGGATGGGTACTGATCGGGTACCTGTTCACCCACATCGCGGTCCTGAGCACGGCAATCGAAGGTGAAGCGACGTATAATGCGACAATTCAGGGGCTAGAGGGGCTGTTGATGATCCGAATCCTCGAGGTCGGGCTGCTCGCCGTCGCGGTCTTTCACATCCTCAACGGCATCCGACTGCTGCTCGTCGACCTCGGCATCGGACTGGAGTCACAGGACAAGAGCTTCTATGCGTCCCTGTTCGTGACGGCACTGATCGTCGTCGCGAGCGTTCCGACGTTCCTCGGAGGTGGACTCTGATGGCGGAGCGATACTCCTCGTTCGCCCCCGGAGGGACATCCTGGCTCCTGCAGCGAGTTACGGCCGTGTTCCTGATCGGCGTGCTCTCTTTCCACTTCTTCCAACTACACTTCGTAACACACGCGTACGAAATCGAATTTGCGGGAACACAGGCACGGATGCAGAATCCGGCGTACTACACGACAATGGTGTTGTTCCTGATCGCTGGGGCGTTCCACGGGATCAACGGCGTCTACAACGCACTGGTCAATCAGGGTATCGAGGGGACGAAGCGAACGGCCCTCAAGTGGGGGCTGACTCTCGCAGGTATCGTACTGGTCGTGCAGGGAATCCGCGTTGCAAACGCAAT harbors:
- a CDS encoding succinate dehydrogenase hydrophobic membrane anchor subunit, translating into MAERYSSFAPGGTSWLLQRVTAVFLIGVLSFHFFQLHFVTHAYEIEFAGTQARMQNPAYYTTMVLFLIAGAFHGINGVYNALVNQGIEGTKRTALKWGLTLAGIVLVVQGIRVANAMAGVSIV
- the sdhC gene encoding succinate dehydrogenase, cytochrome b556 subunit, with protein sequence MSQSYNRGLVEDFGRWREFSAGMWAWIFHKFTGWVLIGYLFTHIAVLSTAIEGEATYNATIQGLEGLLMIRILEVGLLAVAVFHILNGIRLLLVDLGIGLESQDKSFYASLFVTALIVVASVPTFLGGGL